The proteins below come from a single Verrucomicrobiota bacterium genomic window:
- a CDS encoding nucleotidyl transferase AbiEii/AbiGii toxin family protein: MKEEALALVRGVPDPGQALNRLREYLQAFVLRSFHESEAFRPLAFVGGTALRFLHNLPRFSEDLDFSLVSADGYAGKEWMAKVKRDLVLAGFIPEVTWNDRKVVHTGWVRVAGILHEAGLSAMPEEKLAIKLEIDTRPPAGARCERRVVTRHVTFLLQYYDQPSLLAGKLHAAITRKYAKGRDWYDLVWYLSQRPPVLPNLPLLQNALDQTQGVGRHNAPSWRELVRERLTTLDLQAVCDDVSPFLERPQDAALLTRDNLEGLL, from the coding sequence ATGAAAGAGGAAGCCTTGGCATTGGTTCGCGGCGTGCCGGATCCGGGACAAGCTCTGAACCGGCTCCGGGAATATCTCCAAGCCTTCGTGTTGCGGTCGTTTCACGAAAGTGAGGCGTTCCGGCCTCTGGCCTTTGTCGGTGGAACGGCGCTGCGCTTTTTGCACAACCTGCCACGCTTCTCGGAGGACCTTGATTTCTCGCTGGTGTCAGCCGATGGTTATGCGGGAAAGGAATGGATGGCCAAGGTGAAACGGGATTTGGTGCTGGCCGGGTTCATCCCTGAAGTGACTTGGAACGACCGCAAAGTCGTGCACACGGGTTGGGTGCGTGTGGCCGGCATCCTGCATGAGGCGGGCTTGTCGGCGATGCCGGAGGAGAAACTGGCCATCAAACTGGAGATCGACACGCGGCCGCCGGCGGGGGCGCGCTGCGAACGCCGGGTGGTGACCCGGCATGTCACCTTCCTGCTCCAATACTACGACCAGCCATCGCTCCTGGCGGGAAAACTCCATGCCGCGATCACGCGTAAATATGCCAAGGGGCGGGACTGGTATGACCTGGTGTGGTACCTCTCGCAGCGTCCACCGGTGCTTCCGAACCTGCCTTTGCTGCAAAATGCCCTGGACCAGACGCAGGGGGTCGGCCGCCACAACGCGCCATCCTGGAGAGAACTGGTGCGGGAACGGTTGACCACCTTGGATCTGCAAGCAGTCTGCGACGATGTCAGCCCCTTCCTGGAACGGCCGCAGGACGCGGCGTTGCTGACCCGTGACAATCTGGAGGGACTGCTGTAG